The sequence below is a genomic window from Cedecea neteri.
TCCGACGTCAACACCCGAAAGCCGACAATAAACACTACGCAAAGCGTGGCTAACATAATCCAAATCATGAAGTTAAATACCCGGCAGCTGAACGGCAATTTGCTATTAATGAATGCCGGGCAGTATAGCGCAATCACTTTTCCTGGTAATGCCTCGCGCCGGCGTTAATCGCAGGCAAAAAAAAGCCCGGCGTTATGCCGGGCTGGAACAGTTCAAAATGCACTTAAGCGATGTTCAGTTGCTGGATCTTCTTCTCGCGGCGAATTTTTCGCTCTTCAAACACGGCAACGATGGCCATCAGCACGATACAGCCGATTGCGGCGGCGTCCAGGGCAGCGAACGTACCTGCCCAGCCAGTGAGGCCGAAGATTGGCGTCCCGTCGGCAATCATCCCCAGCCCCAGCTTGGCGAAGCTGTCGCCGATCAGGTAAGCGAAGGTACCTTTGATGCCGTCCGCCGCGCCGATAGCTTTCTTAGGCACGAAGCCAACTGCCGCCACGCCGATCAGCAGCTGCGGACCGAAGACCAGGAAACCAAGGGCAAACAGCGAAGCCAGGTAAACGTACTGGTTGCTCGCATGCTGGTACACGCCCAGCGTAGCGATGATCAATGCCAGCGCTACGCAGGCCACCAAAGCACGACGGCCGTTGGCAAGATCAGACAGCCAGCCCCACAGCAGCGTACCAACCAGCGCGCCCACTTCAAACAGGGTGAAGCCCTGAATCGCCACTTCTTTGGAGAGTTTCAGCTCCTGGAAAGCATACACGGTGGACCACTGGTCGATGCCGATGCGCACCACGTACAGGAAGATGTTGGAGAAGCACAGCAGCCAGATCACTTTGTTTTTCAGCACGTACTCAACAAAGATCTGCCATTTGGTCATTGAATTGTCTTCGGCTTCTTTGTCTTCTTCGCTGACCTCTTCGCCAAACAGCTCTTCGGCGGTGCCG
It includes:
- the uhpT gene encoding hexose-6-phosphate:phosphate antiporter; the protein is MLAFLNQVRKPTLDLPLEVRRKMWFKPFMQSYLVVFIGYLTMYLIRKNFNIAQNDMISTYGLSMTQLGMIGLGFSITYGVGKTLVSYYADGKNTKQFLPFMLILSAICMLGFSASMGAGSVSLFLMIAFYALSGFFQSTGGSCSYSTITKWTPRRKRGSYLGMWNISHNLGGAGAAGVALFGANYLFNGHVIGMFIFPSVIALIVGFIALRYGSDSPESYGLGTAEELFGEEVSEEDKEAEDNSMTKWQIFVEYVLKNKVIWLLCFSNIFLYVVRIGIDQWSTVYAFQELKLSKEVAIQGFTLFEVGALVGTLLWGWLSDLANGRRALVACVALALIIATLGVYQHASNQYVYLASLFALGFLVFGPQLLIGVAAVGFVPKKAIGAADGIKGTFAYLIGDSFAKLGLGMIADGTPIFGLTGWAGTFAALDAAAIGCIVLMAIVAVFEERKIRREKKIQQLNIA